The following proteins come from a genomic window of Mytilus trossulus isolate FHL-02 unplaced genomic scaffold, PNRI_Mtr1.1.1.hap1 h1tg000247l__unscaffolded, whole genome shotgun sequence:
- the LOC134701655 gene encoding uncharacterized protein LOC134701655: MEQVINHCHIPDLVHAFSAENVSDGTPTHIQIRKKSTRRRGQLVLMEMLQPVGKIYLHTQQTFNNNVVNDATDHLLFSTATGGISKNIVDLQNVVKESAWKRYSNSRQKDFPTAVKKVRLDFDWTGVKFIPTKPKYSDHGTVQYESNILFESVFKNNSNQEQHHSLKTEQQTTGTCKSSITKGYTTGFNVGLTLSAPADIVGTTAGFSKGFSVENTLANEDQRTMTWSAEGVLLVEKQSMLTAKLQITEKQSSYTFTTNVAVKGEVIVTFYERKNNRYLMEYRAPIRTILVQKKDKFKDEKGKIFVEDIDGTAYVKVEGECIFKYGIKQEIIINQNSNKEQNVLS, translated from the exons ATGGAACAAGTGATAAACCACTGCcatattccagacttggtacatgcattctCCGCAGAAAATG TGTCTGACGGAACTCCTACtcatatacaaataagaaaaaagtcGACCAGGAGACGTGGACAGTTAGTACTCATGGAAATGCTACAGCCTGTTGGAAAaatttacctacacactcaacaAACATTCAACAACAATGTTGTGAATGATGCTACTGATCACTTGTTGTTCAGT ACTGCCACAGGAGGAATATCCAAAAATATAGTCGACCTACAAAACGTTGTTAAAGAATCTGCTTGGAAAAGGTATAGCAATAGTAGACAAAAGGATTTTCCAACGGCAGTAAAAAAGGTTCGATTAGATTTTGATTGGACAGGTGTAAAATTCATTCCAACGAAACCTAAATATTCAGATCACGGAACAGTTCAATATGAATCAAATATTCTATTTGAATCAGTATTCAAAAATAATAGCAATCAAGAGCAACACCATTCCTTGAAAACTGAACAACAGACCACAGGAACATGCAAGAGTTCAATAACAAAAGGTTATACAACTGGCTTTAATGTTGGCCTGACACTGTCTGCACCTGCCGATATAGTGGGGACAACAGCTGGTTTTTCTAAAGGTTTCTCAGTTGAAAATACGTTGGCAAATGAAGATCAAAGAACTATGACTTGGTCGGCAGAAGGTGTGTTGTTAGTCGAAAAGCAATCTATGCTTACTGCAAAACTCCAAATAACAGAAAAGCAAAGCTCTTATACTTTTACAACTAATGTTGCAGTAAAAGGAGAAGTTATAGTTACGTTCTATGAGAGAAAGAACAACAGATATCTGATGGAATACAGAGCACCAATTAGAACAATTCTAGTTCAAAAGAAAGATAAGTTTAAGgatgaaaaaggaaaaatatttgTAGAAGACATTGATGGAACAGCTTATGTAAAAGTTGAAGGGgaatgtattttcaaatatggtatcaaacaagaaattattataaaccaGAACAGtaataaagaacaaaatgttttgtcctga